A window of Candidatus Methylacidiphilales bacterium genomic DNA:
GATTTTGAAGCCGGCAAGATGTTGCTGGAAGACAACGACGGGGCGGGCAACACCTTCAAGGCCACGGCCAAGCCCGTGCTCATCGGCACCGCCGTGGTGGGTGCGACGACCATGATCTTCTCCCTCATCCTGATGCTCAAGAACCACTTCGGCTGGACCGACCTTTCCAACCTCAGCATCGTCGATCCGCGCATCATCCTCGGATTGCTGATGGGCGGGGCGGTGGTCTACTGGTTCGCCGGGGCCTCGCGCCAGGCCGTCACCACCGGGGCCTACCGGGCGGTCGACTACATCAAACGCAACATCAAGCTCAGCTCGGGCAACCGCGCCTCGGCCGAGGACAGCAACGCCGTGGTGAAAATCTGCACCCGGTATGCCCAGCACGGCATGGTCAACATCTTTGCCGTGGTCTTCTCCCTCACCCTGGCCTTCGCCTGCTTCGACGCCGTCTTCTTCGTCGGCTACCTGATCTCCATCGCCATGTTCGGCCTCTACATGGCCATCAACATGGCCAATGCCGGCGGCTGCTGGGACAACGCCAAGAAGATCGTGGAAGTCGAACTGCGGCAGAAGGGCAGCCCCCTGCACGATGCCACAGTCATCGGCGACATCGTGGGCGATCCCTTCAAGGACACTTCCTCGGTGGCCCTGAACCCGATCATCAAGTTCACCACCCTCTTCGGGATCCTGGCGGTGGAAATCGCCATCAATTCCCCCCGCCACCTGGCCCTGGGCATCGGTGTGGTCTTCCTGTTGATCGGCCTGGTCTTTGTCCTGCGCTCCTTCTACGGCATGCGCATTTCAACCCTGCACCCGCAGGCCCACATCGATTTCAACAAAAAGCGCGACGTTGCGGCCGCGGAAGCGGAAGCGGCCTGAGGTGTGGCGTTTTGCGTTCAACTAGCAGTGGTTTCAACTCGTTTCTCTTACTCGCTCTCGTGCACGTTCTCTCCCATTCAGAGAGCACGAGAATGAGAAAGAGTATGAGAACGAGCGACAGAAAAAACGGGAGGGCGAAGCTCCCGCTGAGCCGCCCTTGGGAGGAAGACCACAAACCGGCTCGGCAGGAGCCTCGCCCTCCCGTTGACCGTGTCGCTCAATCAATGCGATTGGGTATAAAGGGCCCTTGTTCTCAAGCTGAAACGCGGAGACGCAGGGGCGCAGAGTTTGAGGGGTAGACTGCCGGATGGAACAACGGGGATGGGAATCCCCGTCTACAGGGCGGGCGCGTTCTAATCTCGGTTCTTTTTGACCAAATCTGTTGGATTCGGTGACAGAAACAACGGGAGGGCGCGGCTCCTGGCTCCCCCGTTAGCAGACCTCACATGTTGAAGCGGGGGCCGAGGTAGAGTTCCCGGGCGATGGGATCGTTGACCAGGAACTCGCTCGTGCCCTGGGACTCCACTTTGCCATCACAGATGAGATAGGCCCGGTTGACCACCTCGAGGGTGTCGCGGACATTGTGGTCGGTGATCAACACGGACAACCCGCGCCGGGTCAGGGCGACGATGATGTCCTTGATGTCGCTGACGGCAATGGGGTCGACGCCGCTGAAAGGCTCGTCGAGCAGGAGGATGGAGGGTTCGGTGGCAAGGCAGCGGGCGATGGAGAGGCGCCGTTTTTCCCCGCCGGAGAGTTTGTAGGCCTGGCTTTTGCGGATGTGCTCGATGCCGAACTCGAAAAGCAGGTCATCGCAGCGCTGCCTGCGTTCCTCCTCCGGGATGGCGAGGGTTTCCAGGATGCAGAGGAGGTTTTCCTCGACGGTGAGTTTGCGAAAAATGGATTCTTCCTGCGGGAGGTAGCCGAGGCCGCGGCGGGCGCGGCGGTACATGGGCATGTGGGTGACATCCTCGCCACCGATGAAGATGTTGCCATCGGTCGGGCGGACGATGCCGGTGATCATGTGGAAGGTGGTGGTTTTCCCGGCCCCGTTCTTGCCCAAAAGTCCGACCACCTCGCGGGCCTCGACACGGAGGCTGACGCCATTGACCACGTTGCGGCTGCCATAGGTCTTGACCAGGTTGTCGGCGCGGAGAACTTCGGACATAAAGGTGGGGATGCGGGTGGGGAGGAAAAGGACAGCCCGCTTAAGATTGAATGCTTGAAACGGAATATTCCCGTCCGCCAGAGGAGCTCATTCGAGGAAGAAAGTCACTTTGCTGCGGCCATCGACGTCCATGCGGTCGGAATCCGGATACATGGTGATGACGGTGCCGGTGACGCGGTTCTGGTTCTGCATGACCACGGGGTCGCCGGTGAGCTTGATTTTCTTTTCCGCGACGAGGTATTCGGCCTCGCGGCTGGTGGAAGAACGGGTCGGGCCGGCTTTGATGCGGACGTTCCCGCGGGCGACCAGGCGCTCGAGTTTGTTGTCGGCGGCGAAGTAAACGATCAATTCCTCGGACTCGAGGTTGAAGGACTTGTCGGCGACCTTGACGTTGCCGCTGAAGACCCCCTCCTTTTTCTCGAGGTTGAGGCGGAAGGAGTCGCTGGCGACCTGGGTTCCCGCGGGGACGTCCGATGCGGGGGCGGGCAGCGAGGGTTTGGCGGCGTTCTGGGCCCCGAGCCGGGGCAGCGGGAGCAGGAGGCCGAGCAGGAGGAGAAGAGGGACGGCGGCACGGGTCAGGGGATGGGTGTTCATGGGATGGCGGCTTCCTTTTTCTGGACTGTGAGGATGACGCCGCCCTGGAAGAGGCCTTTGTTGGCGTTCAATTCCCAGTCCATCTTTTGCGAAACAAGCTTGAATGAAGGGTGGCGGATCTCCACCCCCTTGTTGGTGGTGAGGCGGTTTTCCTGTTTCCAAAAATCGGTTTCCGGCGAGTTCATCTGCACCTCGGGCTGTCCGTCCCTGTAAAGGTCGATGCGGATTTTTTCCACCTTGATGCGGTTGAGGCTGATGACGGTGGCCTGTTCGCCGGAGATTTGCAGCTTCATTTTCCCGTCGGAATCGCGCTGGGGAAGCTGGAAGGATTTGATGATCGAACCGATGGCGAACTCACTCTGGGCGCGGAGCAGAAGCGGCGCGGCCAGAGCCGAGAGGGCCAGAAGGGCCAACAGCGTTGTTTTATTGGGACGCATCGCGCACCTTGGCCAGTTGTCTCAGAACCCGCGGCAGTTCGGCAAGCGGAATCATGTTCGGCCCGTCGGAGGGCGAACGGGCGGGATCGGGGTGGGTTTCCAGGAAAAGGCCGTCGATGCCCACGGCCATGGCCGCGCGGGCCAGCACCGGGGCCAGCGGACCGTCGCCGCCGGTGGCGGTTCCAAGTCCGCCCGGACGTTGCACGGAATGGGTGGCGTCGAAAACCACGCGGTGGCCCCGCTCGCGCATCCAGACGAACGAGCGCATATCCACGACCAGGTTGTTGTAGCCGAAGGTGGTACCGCGCTCGCACATCCAGTAGGACTTGCAACCGGCCTGCTTCAGCTTGCCGGCGATGGGGTCGACGTCGTGGGGGGCGAGGAACTGGCCCTTCTTCACGTTGACCGGGAGGCCGGTTTCCGCGGCGGCGACGACGAGGTCGGTTTGGCGGCAGAGAAAGGCGGGGATTTGCACGGCATCGACGAAGCGGGCGGCCAGGCGGGCCTCCTCCGGGGAGTGGATGTCGGTGATGACCTTGACTCCGGCTTTGTCACCGATGCGGCGGAGCATCGCCAGTCCCTTCTCCGGGCCGAGACCGCGGTGGGATTGGATGGAGGTGCGGTTGGCCTTGTCGTAGGAGGCCTTGAAGTAGTAGTCCCAACCGAGACCTTCCGCCAGATCGCGCACCCGGCGGGCGATGCGCAGGGCGAGGGCCTCGGTCTCGAGCACGCAGGGCCCGGAGAAAAGGACGAAGCGGTCAGGCTTGGTCTTGGCCATGATGGAGGGCGGCGGCGGTGAAGGCCCGGAAGAGCGGGTGGGGCTGGCCGGGTTTGGATTTGAATTCGGGGTGGAACTGGCAGGCCAGGAACCAGGGATGGTCCCGGACCTCGACGATCTCCACCAGGTCGCGTCCCTGATAAAGCCCGGAAAGTCGCAGTCCGGCGTCCTCCATCTGTCGGCGGTATTCGAGGTTGAACTCGTAGCGGTGGCGGTGGCGCTCGGAAACCAGGGATCGGCCGTAGGCGGCGTGGGCCAGGGAACCCTCGGCCAGGACACAGGGACTGGCCCCCAGGCGCATCGTGCCCCCCTTGGTCGTGACCTTGGACTGCTCGTCGAGGAGGGTGATGACGGGGTGCGGGGTGGCGGGATCGAACTCGGTGCTGTGGGCGTCCTTGAGGTTGCAGACGTGCCGGGCGAATTCGATGGTGGCGATCTGCATGCCGAGGCAGAGGCCGAAGTACGGGGTGCGGGATTCCCGGGCGTAGCGGGCGGCCAGGATCTTGCCCTCGATGCCGCGGATGCCGAAGCCGCCGGGGACGAGGATGCCATCCATGCCGGCCAGGAATTTTTCCGCCCCCTCCTGCTCGATGTCCTCGGCGTCGACCTTGTGGACATGGATGCCGGTATCGAGGTCGGCGCCGGCGTGGGTCAGCGACTCGTAGATGCTTTTGTAGGCGTCCTGGTGTTCGATGTATTTTCCGACGACGGCGATGTTGACCTGGTGGCTGGGGGCGATGATGCGGTTGACCATCTGCTGCCAATCCTTCATGTCGGCGGGCGGCAGGGTGAGGTGGAGGTATTTGCAGACCAGGTCGTCGAGATGCTCGCGCTGGAGCATGAGGGGGATTTCGTAGATGCTGTAGGCCGCGTCCTGTTCCTCGATGACCGCTTCGAGGGGGACGTTGCAAAACATGGAGAGTTTGGCCCGGATTTCCTTGTCCATGGGCTGCTCGGTGCGGCAGATGAGGATCTGGGGCTGGATGCCGATCTCGCGCAACTTGGCCACGCTCTGCTGGGTCGGCTTGGATTTGAGTTCGCCCGCCGCCTTGATGTAGGGGATGAGCGTGACGTGGAGGAAGAGGGCATTGTCCGGGCCGACCTCGAGCGCGAACTGGCGCAGGGCCTCGATGAAGGGCAGGCCTTCGATGTCGCCGGTGGTGCCGCCGATCTCGGTGATCAGGACGTCGCATTCCTGGAACTGGCTGACTTTGCGGATGCGCGCCTTGATCTCGTCGGTGACGTGGGGGATGACCTGGACGGTCTTGCCGAGGTAATCGCCGCGGCGTTCCTTACGCAGGACCTCCTCGTAGATCTGGCCGGTGGTGAGGTTGTTCGATTTGGTGAGCAGGCCGTGGGTGAAGCGCTCGTAGTGGCCGAGGTCGAGGTCGGTTTCCGCCCCGTCCTCGAGGACATAGACTTCGCCGTGCTGGAACGGGCTCATGGTCCCGGGGTCGACATTGAGATAGGGATCGAACTTTTGCAGGACGACGCGGAGGCCGCGGCGTTCGAGGAGGGTGCCGAGAGAGGCCCCGGTGAGCCCTTTGCCCAGGGAACTGACCACGCCGCCGGTGACGAAAATATACTTCATGGAGCCCGCAATATCCTGGGAGCGTTCCGCCTAATCCCTGAGGAATGCAGCCACACGCTGCACATCCTCCGGACGGTCCACTCCGATCGTTTCCACGCTAGTGGGAACGACTTGGACCGCAACCCCATTCTGTAGGGCGCGGAGTTGTTCGAGTTTCTCCGCCAGTTCGAGCGGGCTGGGCGGACATTGGACCAAAAACTGGAGGGTGTCGGGCCGGTAGACGTAAAGGCCGAGGTGGTGCCAGTGCTCGGCCCGGTCGCCGGGGTCGCGGACGTGCGGGATGGGCGAACGGGAAAAATAAAGGGCCCGTCCGGAGAGGTCGGAGACGACCTTGACCACGTTGGGATCGGTGATGGCGGCGGGGTCGGTGATCCGCCGGGCCATGGTGGCCATGGGAGCGACGGGGGTGGGCCCGAGTGCGGTGATGAGGCTTTGCAGAACGTCCGGGGTGATCATGGGCTCGTCACCCTGGACGTTGAGAATCCAATCCCACCCCGTTTCACGGCCCCGGATGACGGCCGCCACCCGGTCGGTGCCGGAGGGCAGATCCGGGTCGGTCATGACCGCCTCACCCCCGAAAGCTTCCACCACGCGGGCAATGCGTTCGTCGTCGGTGGCAATGGTGATCCGACCCAAGGCCGGGCACTGGCGGACCCGCTCCCAGACACGCTGGATGAGCGGCTTGCCCTGGATGTCGGCCAGCATTTTTCCGGGAAACCGGCTGGAGGCGTATCTGGCGGGGATGACCGCCCAAACTCGGGGGGAAGTGCTCATGTTTTTGTCTGGGAAAGAATCCATTGGGCGGCGGCGAGGAAGTCATCGGCGGCGTGGTCGGCCAGGTCTTCCGCTCCCTCCACTTCAAACGCCACCGTGCCCGTCCGCACCAGCACCGCCCGGCATCCGGCATTGCGCGCGCATTCGATGTCGATGCGCTTGTCTCCGACCATGAAACACCGTCCCAGGTCGAGGCCGAGTTCGTCCCGGGCGCGGAACAAGAGCGCGGGCGAGGGTTTGCGCTCGTTGGCGGCGGAGGGATCGGAAGGGTCGGCATAGCTGAGGTAGTAGCCACCGATCAGACCGGGCCCGACTTTGGATTCCATGGCGAGATTGACGGCGGCCACCTGTTCTTTGGTGATCAATCCCCTGCCGACGCCGGATTGGTTGCTGACCACCAGAAGACGGAAACCCGCATCGTTGAGCAATCCGAGCCCTTCGGCCACGCCGGGCAGAATTTCCACTCCAGCCGGATCGCCCAGATAGGGCACATTGCGGATCAAGGTATCGTCCCGGTCGAGGAAGACCGCGCGCATGGGTTCATGGCCCGACATGGTTCATTCGGCCTCGGGGAAAAAACTCGCACCAAGTTCTTCCGGGGTGACGGTGGCCGTGCCCAACTTGCTCACCACCACGCCCGCGGCATGATTGGCGGTTTCCGCGGCCAGGCGGACGTCGAGACCGGCGGCGAGGGCGGCGGTGAAAAAGGCGATGACCGTGTCGCCCGCGCCCGAAACATCAAAGACCTCGCGGGCGCGCGTGGGCGTGTGGTAGGGCGGCAGACCCTTGGAAAAGAGCAACATGCCCTCCTCGCCCAACGTCACCAGCAGGTGCGGCAATTTCCAGCGGCGCAGCAGGACCGGGCCGGAGGACCGCGCCTCGGCCAGCGTCTCGAACGAACGGCCCGCCGCGGCCGCCGCCTCCAGACGGTTGGGCTTGAGCACGGTGGCACCGGAATAATCAAGCGGGTTGTTGACGTTGGGGTCGACGGTAACCGGCTTGCCCGCGGCCTGGCAGATCCGGAAGATCTCCCTGACCAGCTCCTGGGTGACAAATCCCTTCCCGTAATCCTCGATGATGACGGCATCATGGGATTGGACCGCGCGCAGGAGGTAGGCATGGAGGCGCTGGCGGTGGCCGGCGGAAAGAACCGTCCGTTCCTCCCAATCGACGCGCACGAGCTGCTGCTGGCGGGCGAAGATGCGCGTCTTGACGATGGTGGGGATGCTGGGTTCGACGAGGAGTCCGGCCGTGCCGATACCATCCGCCTTCAACAAAGCGGCAATTTCCCGGCCCGCGACATCACGTCCGACCAGACCGCAAATGGTGCAGCGGACGCCGATTCCCGCCAGGTTGCGGGCCACGTTGGCCGCCCCTCCGGCGTGGGCGGTCTCCTGGGTCACGTGGACGACCGGCACCGGGGCCTCGGGAGAAATCCGGCTGACCTTCCCGCGGACGAAACGGTCGAGCATCACATCGCCGACCACCAAAATGCGTTGGCGCTTCATCGCCGCCAGGGCGGCCGCGAGCTCGGCACGTGTGGAAAAAACCGGATTCATGAAGCGGTCACATTAGCCGGGGGGCCAGTCCCGAAAAAGAATTTATTTCTCCCCTCCCCCAGCCCGCTCTTTATCAGGACCACCCCATGGTTTATGCTTTGGGGATGAAGCAAGGATGCAGGACCTGGCTGGCCGTTTCGCTTTTGGCCGCCATGCAAGCGCAGGCCGCGCTGCCGCCCTGGACGGAAAAGACCGCCGAAGGCTGGTTCCAAAAACACCCCAACCCGGCCGGCTGGCCCGCAGCCTGTGCCGAACTCGAGGCCGCGCTCAAGGAAGAACACGGGCGCCGTGGAACGTCGGTCTTCGCCGTGGAAGATCCATTCGCCGGCTGGATGGAACACCTGTTGTGGCTCAAAGCCGGCCTCGCCTCGCCCGGGCTCCTGGAAGACCCGGACAAGAAACGTGCCTATCTGGCCATTGGCTCCCATAGCGCCATCGCCCGCGAATGGCTGCGCAACCTGACGGCCTCCGACAACGGTCAAAAATCCCTCGAAATCCTCCTGCAACTGCAGAATCTCCAGCCCTCGGCCCTGGCCGAATACCCCCGGCTGGGCGTGGCCTACGCCCTCGTTTTCGACCAGCCCTTCCCGACCCACTGGCCCCATCCCCAGGTCAACCCGTCGGATATCCCCCGCGACCACCCGGAGGCCATCGACCGCTTCAACGACATGGTCGAAGCCCAGCGGGCCAACCTCCTTGAAATCGACCCGCGCAAGCTGGGCGTGCACGAATTGCGTTTCGTCGTCGATTCGAACGTGTCCCTGGACGAACTGGCCTGGGCCCGGAAAAACATCCGCCTCGGCACCAACAAATTCGCCAACGCGTTCGGCATGATCCGTTACAGCATGCCGCGCGCGATCCAGGGACAATTCCAATGGGATCTCGGGCCATATACATTGGAGGCCATCCAGACACATGGGGGCATTTGTGTCGACCAGGCCTATTTTGCCTCCGTCGCGGGCAAGGCCCTGGGCATACCGACACTCTACTTCCATGGCCAGGGTGGGTCGGGCGGACATGCCTGGTTCGGCTATATGGAAAAGCCCGGACGCTGGAACACCGATTGCGGACGCTATGCCAGCCAGAACTACCCCGTCGGCCAGGCCATCAATCCCCAGACCTGGCAGCCGATCAATGATTCGGAATTGGAATGGCTGGTGGCCGACCTGCCGAAAAATCCTGCCTACCCACAGGCTTGGAGCGCGCTGGCCTGGGCCCGCCTTTCCGCCCGGGGCAACCCCGACGACCTGCTCAAGGGCATTCGCGAAGCCCGGGACCTGCTGCCTTCCTGGCCCCAACCCTGGATCGAAGAAGCCCGGTTGCTGGAGCCGGCGGCACCCGGCGAACGCAGGGCTTTTTACGAAGACTGGATCAAAAACTTCGACAAGCAATCCGACCTCAAAGTGCAGGGCCAGCAACAGTTGCTGGTCTTGCTGAAGGCCGCGGGCGACCCTGCGGCAGCTGCCCTGCAAAAAGAAATCGTGCGGGAGAACCGGAAGAAGCGCTTCGATCTCGGCATCGATGCGGGTGCCGGGGCCATCTTTGAAAAAATCGACTCCGGCGACTGGAATGCCGCGGAAAAAGAATTCAAGAGCATGGTGCGCAAGTTCGACAACCAGGGCGGGGGCAGCCTTTACTACCAGTTGGTCGAACCTTACGTCTTCAGTTGCCTGGAGGATGCCCAATGGGAACGGGCCGGGGAAGCGGTCGACTATGCGGAGAAGAAGATGGGGGTCGACAACAGATCCATTCTTTCCAAGGAGTTCGAGGACCTGCGCCGCCGGGTGGAGTCAAAATGGCAACCCCCAATCTCCATGCCGGGTGGGCTCTGACCCGCTTCCCTCGTTGCATGCCGCGACGGCTCGTGCATAGTCCGACTCCATGCCGCACTGGTTGGAAACGATTGTCCTGGGGATCATCGAGGGGATCACCGAATTCCTTCCCATCTCCTCCACCGGCCACCTGATCGTGGCCGAACACTTCTTCGGTTCACCCCGTTCGGAATTTTTCAACGTCGGCATCCAGTCCGGAGCCGTTCTGGCCGTGGTCCTGATTTACTGGCGGCGACTGCTCGATCTGGGCCTGCGTTGCCGTGAACGGGAGACCCAGGCCTACCTCGGCAAGCTCGCCCTGGCTTTCCTCCTCACGGTCATCCTGGGACTGATCACACGGAAAATGGGCATCAAACTCCCGGAAACCCTCGAACCGGTGGCCTGGGCCGTCCTCCTCGGTGCCTTGGGCATTTTCTTTGCCGAATCCGTGCTGCATCGCCGCAGTTCCACGGACCACATCGCCTGGTCCACCGCCGCCCTGGTCGGCATTTCCCAGGTCATCGCGGGGATTTTCCCCGGCACCTCCCGGTCCGCCGCCACCATCATCGTGGCCATGTTGCTAGGCTGCTCCCGCCTTTCGGCCACCGAGTTTTCCTTCCTCGTCGGCATCCCGACCATGTTTGCCGCCAGTGCCTACCTGGCTTTGGGGGAATGGAAAGACCGCGGACCGGATGCCGTGATTCCGGAGTTGGGCGACTTCGCCCTCGGCTTCGCCGTATCCCTTGTCACCGCCTTCCTGGTCGTCAAGTGGCTCCTCTTCTACCTCCGCAGCCATGACTTCCGGCTCTTTGCCTGGTACCGCCTGGCCCTAGGGATTGCCCTCCTTGCCTGGGTCTATCTGGCCTGATACGTTGTCGCGCACCATCCCGCGGACTCCAGACCATGTCACACTACGATCAAACGCTCCAGCACCTGGACCACCTGGCCACTCTCAACGAGGAAAAAAACCTCTCTGTCGGGAAAGCCCTCGACGAATTGGAAATCTCCAGCTTCGACTTTCTCTGCATCCT
This region includes:
- the lptB gene encoding LPS export ABC transporter ATP-binding protein, coding for MSEVLRADNLVKTYGSRNVVNGVSLRVEAREVVGLLGKNGAGKTTTFHMITGIVRPTDGNIFIGGEDVTHMPMYRRARRGLGYLPQEESIFRKLTVEENLLCILETLAIPEEERRQRCDDLLFEFGIEHIRKSQAYKLSGGEKRRLSIARCLATEPSILLLDEPFSGVDPIAVSDIKDIIVALTRRGLSVLITDHNVRDTLEVVNRAYLICDGKVESQGTSEFLVNDPIARELYLGPRFNM
- a CDS encoding LptA/OstA family protein; amino-acid sequence: MNTHPLTRAAVPLLLLLGLLLPLPRLGAQNAAKPSLPAPASDVPAGTQVASDSFRLNLEKKEGVFSGNVKVADKSFNLESEELIVYFAADNKLERLVARGNVRIKAGPTRSSTSREAEYLVAEKKIKLTGDPVVMQNQNRVTGTVITMYPDSDRMDVDGRSKVTFFLE
- the kdsA gene encoding 3-deoxy-8-phosphooctulonate synthase — its product is MAKTKPDRFVLFSGPCVLETEALALRIARRVRDLAEGLGWDYYFKASYDKANRTSIQSHRGLGPEKGLAMLRRIGDKAGVKVITDIHSPEEARLAARFVDAVQIPAFLCRQTDLVVAAAETGLPVNVKKGQFLAPHDVDPIAGKLKQAGCKSYWMCERGTTFGYNNLVVDMRSFVWMRERGHRVVFDATHSVQRPGGLGTATGGDGPLAPVLARAAMAVGIDGLFLETHPDPARSPSDGPNMIPLAELPRVLRQLAKVRDASQ
- a CDS encoding CTP synthase, producing the protein MKYIFVTGGVVSSLGKGLTGASLGTLLERRGLRVVLQKFDPYLNVDPGTMSPFQHGEVYVLEDGAETDLDLGHYERFTHGLLTKSNNLTTGQIYEEVLRKERRGDYLGKTVQVIPHVTDEIKARIRKVSQFQECDVLITEIGGTTGDIEGLPFIEALRQFALEVGPDNALFLHVTLIPYIKAAGELKSKPTQQSVAKLREIGIQPQILICRTEQPMDKEIRAKLSMFCNVPLEAVIEEQDAAYSIYEIPLMLQREHLDDLVCKYLHLTLPPADMKDWQQMVNRIIAPSHQVNIAVVGKYIEHQDAYKSIYESLTHAGADLDTGIHVHKVDAEDIEQEGAEKFLAGMDGILVPGGFGIRGIEGKILAARYARESRTPYFGLCLGMQIATIEFARHVCNLKDAHSTEFDPATPHPVITLLDEQSKVTTKGGTMRLGASPCVLAEGSLAHAAYGRSLVSERHRHRYEFNLEYRRQMEDAGLRLSGLYQGRDLVEIVEVRDHPWFLACQFHPEFKSKPGQPHPLFRAFTAAALHHGQDQA
- the kdsB gene encoding 3-deoxy-manno-octulosonate cytidylyltransferase; this encodes MSTSPRVWAVIPARYASSRFPGKMLADIQGKPLIQRVWERVRQCPALGRITIATDDERIARVVEAFGGEAVMTDPDLPSGTDRVAAVIRGRETGWDWILNVQGDEPMITPDVLQSLITALGPTPVAPMATMARRITDPAAITDPNVVKVVSDLSGRALYFSRSPIPHVRDPGDRAEHWHHLGLYVYRPDTLQFLVQCPPSPLELAEKLEQLRALQNGVAVQVVPTSVETIGVDRPEDVQRVAAFLRD
- a CDS encoding HAD-IIIA family hydrolase, with product MSGHEPMRAVFLDRDDTLIRNVPYLGDPAGVEILPGVAEGLGLLNDAGFRLLVVSNQSGVGRGLITKEQVAAVNLAMESKVGPGLIGGYYLSYADPSDPSAANERKPSPALLFRARDELGLDLGRCFMVGDKRIDIECARNAGCRAVLVRTGTVAFEVEGAEDLADHAADDFLAAAQWILSQTKT
- the rfaE1 gene encoding D-glycero-beta-D-manno-heptose-7-phosphate kinase, coding for MNPVFSTRAELAAALAAMKRQRILVVGDVMLDRFVRGKVSRISPEAPVPVVHVTQETAHAGGAANVARNLAGIGVRCTICGLVGRDVAGREIAALLKADGIGTAGLLVEPSIPTIVKTRIFARQQQLVRVDWEERTVLSAGHRQRLHAYLLRAVQSHDAVIIEDYGKGFVTQELVREIFRICQAAGKPVTVDPNVNNPLDYSGATVLKPNRLEAAAAAGRSFETLAEARSSGPVLLRRWKLPHLLVTLGEEGMLLFSKGLPPYHTPTRAREVFDVSGAGDTVIAFFTAALAAGLDVRLAAETANHAAGVVVSKLGTATVTPEELGASFFPEAE
- a CDS encoding undecaprenyl-diphosphate phosphatase, whose protein sequence is MPHWLETIVLGIIEGITEFLPISSTGHLIVAEHFFGSPRSEFFNVGIQSGAVLAVVLIYWRRLLDLGLRCRERETQAYLGKLALAFLLTVILGLITRKMGIKLPETLEPVAWAVLLGALGIFFAESVLHRRSSTDHIAWSTAALVGISQVIAGIFPGTSRSAATIIVAMLLGCSRLSATEFSFLVGIPTMFAASAYLALGEWKDRGPDAVIPELGDFALGFAVSLVTAFLVVKWLLFYLRSHDFRLFAWYRLALGIALLAWVYLA